The segment ATACTATCTGCAACACCTGGATATTGGATTTTCACAGCAAGTTTCTTCCCATCTTTAGTAGCACGATGAACCTGACCTATACTGGCCGCATTCACCGATTCGGTTGCAAACGTATCAAACAATTCATCGGGGTATTTACCATTATATTTCCTGAACGTTTTTCTAACAAGTGGCGCAGACAAGGGGAGTACACTAAACTGCGCAAGTGAGAATTTCTTTACATAAGCAGTTGGTAAAATGCTCTTTTCCATGGAAAGCATTTGTGCCACTTTTAAAGCACTTCCTTTCAGGCTTTTTAAGCCATCATATATATCTGTCGCGTTACTCTCATCGAGTTCCTCCCTTGAAAGGTTCTTGTCAAAAGCTTTTTTACTATAATACTTTATATAATTTCCTCCTACTTTCACCCCCGTTTGAACCATTTTACTGGTTCTTCCAAGCTTTCCTGTAGGTATTTTATCTATTGTTTTCATCTCTATTTTAATAAAGCCTCACTATTTAGCGTGTAGGGCCAACTAAGGTCGTGAGGCCTAAGTCAGGGGGATCTAGCTCATCCTTTCCTTCCAAAGGAATTTTCCAAAATCTATAACCCTATCAAGAGGGGTAGTATCAAAAATATCAAATACTGTATTTACCGATTTTTCTATGGCAACATCTGTACTTTCAAACCGTGCTGAATCATCTTTAAGCCAAAATCGGATCAGGAACATAAGCTGAAGCCAGGTAGCTTCTGAAAAAACTGTTTCAGATTTTCGCGTAAATTTTGCTGATCTCTCATTGTCTTCCCGCACTAATTCTGAAGCATAATCTTTAACCCTTACTCTCAATCCTTTCAACTGCTCCAGGTTTTTAAGAGGCGCAGTTCCTTGTGAAAGATTAATAAGTACATAGCTCCTGTTGGCCGTTAGTATTTCAAAAAAAGTGTAATAGAATGTCAACAACTTTTCCCTGGTATTAAAGCTCTCGTATTCGGGTGTCCTGTTAATTACTTCAAAAGCATTATCATAGAACCTTTTCCATATAGTTTTTTGAACCCCTTCAAAACTTCCGAAAAACTGATAAAATCGTTCTTCTGTAATTCCGTTGTCTTTACAGAACTTGTAAACGCTTTGAGGATGTGGGCCATTTTCCAGAACATAATCCATATATAGAGAAATAATATTATCCTCTGTTATTTGTTCTGTTGCACCAACTTTTGCTGTAGTTAAATTTTCCGTCTTCATATTTTTCTATCTTTTTCAAAGATACATATTTGTTTAATTATTATTGTAAATCGTTAAACAAAATATTTGTTAATTTTTACTGAGTTGCAGTGAAGAGTTTACAATTTGACGGCATAGTCCATTAAACCTTACACGTGTCAGTTTGTCAGCGGTTGTTGCTTGGTATTTTTTTTGACTATAGTAATGGACAAACTATACATTAATTAAACAGAAGTAATATATGGCAACTAGTAACATCAACGTATCTGTAGAGAACATCTTTCCATTAATCAAGAAATTCCTCTACAGCGATCACGAAATCTTTTTACGGGAATTAATATCTAATGCGACAGATGCAACCCTCAAAATGAAACATCTCACCTCTATTGGAGAGACAGATGTGGAATATGGCAATCCTAAAATTGAAGTGAAGATTGACAAAGAGAAAAAGACGCTTCACGTGATTGACCAGGGAATTGGAATGACAAAGGAGGAAGTAGAGAAATACATTAATGAGGTAGCTTTTTCCGGCGCTGAAGAATTTTTAGAAAAGTATAAAGATTCTGCCAAAGACAGTGGTATCATTGGCCATTTTGGTCTGGGATTCTATTCGGCATTTATGGTAGCCAATAAAGTTGAGATCATTACAAAATCATACAAAGATGAACCTAGCGGCTCATTGGATTTGCGAGGGAACCACCCAGTTTACTCTTGAAGAAGCCGATAAGAAAGAGCGTGGTACAGAAGTTATTCTTCACATTAACGAGGAGGACAAAGAGTTCTTGAAAGAAAGCAGGATAAGAGAACTGTTGGTGAAGTATAACAAATTTATGCCAATCCCAATTAAGTTTGGAACTAAAGAGGAAACTTTACCTCTTCCTGAGGACGCTCCTGAAGATGCAAAGCCCGAAAAGAAAACTGTTGATAACATTATAAATAATCCTAACCCTGCGTGGACTAAACAACCTACAGATCTTGAGGATAAAGATTATAAAGAGTTTTACCGTGAACTGTATCCTATGCAGTTCGAGGAACCGCTTTTCCATATCCATTTAAATGTTGACTATCCATTTAACCTTACAGGGATATTATATTTCCCAAAGATGGGACAGGATATGAATATCCAAAAAGATAAAATTCAACTTTATCAAAATCAGGTTTTCGTAACAGACAATGTTGAAGGGATCGTACCGGAATTCCTGACAATGTTACGTGGGGTAATCGATTCCCCGGACATTCCTCTTAACGTTTCCCGTTCATACTTACAGGCAGATGGTGCAGTTAAAAAGATTTCCAGCTATATCACCAGAAAAGTAGCTGATAAACTGAAATCTTTGTTCAACAACAACCGTGAAGACTTTGAGAAGAAGTGGAACGACATTAAAATTGTCATTGAATATGGAATGTTAAGTGAGGATAAGTTTTTTGAAAAAGCTGATAAATTTGCCTTATACCCTACTGTTGATAATAAATACTACACTTTTGAAGAATTAGAAGAAAAGATCAAAGAAAACCAGACAGACAAAGATGGAAATATGGTGGTCCTTTATGCTTCAAACAAAGATCAACAGCACAGTTATATTGAAGCAGCAAAGGACAAAGGTTATGAAGTTCTTTTAATGGATTCTCCAATTGTGTCACATCTGCTTCAAAAGCTGGAAGGTTCTAAAGAAAAACTTTCGTTCGTACGTGTAGACAGTGATCACGTAAATAATCTTATTAAGAAAGATGATCAGGAGATCTCTAAACTTTCCGACGAAGAAAAGGAAAAACTAAAAGCAGATTTTGAAAAAGTTGTTCCGAAGGAAAACTACAGTATTCAGCTTGAGGCTATGGACAGCAATGCGGCTCCATTAATTATCACCCAACCGGAGTTCATGAGAAGAATGAAAGAAATGCAGCAAACCTAGGTGGAGGTATGTTTGGAATGGGTAATATGCCAGAGATGTACAACCTGGTAGTAAATACAAACCATCCTTTAGTTTCAGAAATATTAAACATCAAGACTGAAAAAAAACAGGAAAGGTTGATTAAACAATCTTTAGATCTTGCTCGTTTATCTCAAAACCTGCTGAAAGGAGAAGAATTGACAGCCTTTATTAAGAGAAGTTTTGAAATGGTAAAATAACTTCCTGCAAAATCATCCGATAGGAACCTAATAGTTGACCGCTTCCAGTTAAATAACAGGAAGCGGTTTTTTATATTTAATACCTGCCCTGAGCCTTTTTCGCATTAACCTAATCTAACAAATCCTTGTTAAAACTTTTATGGGATCGCCTGAAAGTTCTTAGCTTTTGATCAAAATTAATCTTTGATCAGGTTTACATGAAGAGAATTGTACTTATTATCCTTATTTGCTTTACAGGCTGCAAAAAGAACAATCAGGACGAA is part of the Antarcticibacterium sp. 1MA-6-2 genome and harbors:
- a CDS encoding TetR family transcriptional regulator C-terminal domain-containing protein → MKTENLTTAKVGATEQITEDNIISLYMDYVLENGPHPQSVYKFCKDNGITEERFYQFFGSFEGVQKTIWKRFYDNAFEVINRTPEYESFNTREKLLTFYYTFFEILTANRSYVLINLSQGTAPLKNLEQLKGLRVRVKDYASELVREDNERSAKFTRKSETVFSEATWLQLMFLIRFWLKDDSARFESTDVAIEKSVNTVFDIFDTTPLDRVIDFGKFLWKERMS